A window from Zavarzinia compransoris encodes these proteins:
- a CDS encoding heme-dependent oxidative N-demethylase family protein — translation MIPYVPFSSGPYRIQMGLAGLDLGDWIQIDGHYAAEMAEKQRLLTDRHEAVFGALPGSEAMGAEVLALLVGHLPRRYGERFTVEGDDEAMIERETGRRVALRDLGLHPLDRAGRLVQEDLCLMASAAEGEPYRLVAASLCFPSRWALADKLGRPLSAIHGPVPAYEDKLAGAMDRFFALLKADRPVWRTNWSIHDDPALFQPSAHGNRPLDPPLSAGDAGGRMFLRSERQTLRRLPVTGAILFTIRTYQCRLDAVAAEPARAAILADALDAMPPETLAYKGLTGHRPAVVAYLRAAAAVAGA, via the coding sequence TTGATTCCCTATGTTCCCTTCTCGTCCGGGCCCTATCGCATCCAGATGGGGCTGGCCGGCCTCGACCTTGGCGACTGGATCCAGATCGACGGCCATTACGCCGCCGAAATGGCCGAGAAGCAGCGCCTGCTGACCGATCGCCACGAGGCCGTCTTCGGGGCCCTGCCGGGGTCGGAGGCCATGGGGGCGGAGGTTCTGGCGCTGCTGGTCGGACACCTGCCCCGGCGCTACGGCGAGCGTTTCACGGTCGAGGGCGACGACGAGGCGATGATCGAGCGGGAAACCGGCCGCCGGGTCGCGCTCCGCGACCTTGGCCTGCACCCGCTGGACCGGGCGGGGCGCCTGGTGCAGGAAGATCTCTGCCTCATGGCATCGGCCGCCGAGGGGGAGCCTTACCGCCTGGTCGCCGCCTCGCTGTGCTTTCCCTCGCGCTGGGCCCTGGCGGACAAGCTGGGCCGGCCGCTCAGCGCCATCCACGGCCCGGTCCCCGCCTATGAGGACAAGCTGGCCGGGGCGATGGACCGGTTCTTCGCCCTGCTGAAGGCGGATCGGCCGGTCTGGCGCACCAATTGGTCGATCCACGACGATCCGGCCCTGTTCCAGCCCTCGGCCCACGGCAACCGGCCGCTGGACCCGCCGCTTTCCGCCGGCGATGCGGGGGGGCGGATGTTCCTGCGCTCGGAACGCCAGACCCTGCGCCGCCTGCCGGTGACGGGCGCCATCCTCTTCACCATCCGCACCTATCAGTGCCGGCTGGATGCGGTCGCGGCCGAGCCGGCGCGGGCCGCGATCCTGGCCGATGCCCTGGACGCCATGCCGCCCGAAACCCTGGCCTACAAGGGCCTGACCGGGCATCGCCCGGCCGTCGTCGCCTATCTGCGGGCCGCCGCCGCCGTCGCCGGCGCATAG